A genomic stretch from Kovacikia minuta CCNUW1 includes:
- a CDS encoding two-partner secretion domain-containing protein yields the protein MMARLLQWLDDPGERTGTIPLLLGVGIHLALMPLGGSVAIAQLTPDTASDRNLGTTVERSTGGTDRITGGARRGANLFHSFSEFNINLGQRVYFANPTGVENILSRVTGQNASTILGTLGVEGGANLFLLNPNGILFGPHAQLDIRGSFVASTASSFKFADGTEFSATNPHSPPLLAINLTPGLQYGSIRPGSTIVNRGNLSAGQNLTLVGDRLDLQGQLQAGRDLTLQAQDRVQIRDTAIVPFVAAAGNHLLVQGDQSVDIFALNHASSGFWSGRDLVLRSNNPIVGDAHFYAGRNLHVQRLDGTPGNLLSPHDPVILAIGNVSLGDYFGASLHILAGGSVTLGNVTIDSTGETTTTINPNNTTPFNTTKTFADLATVVLTDYQPIYSRDGSVQAVVPVATTMTIDGSNQATLDVRAGVDWAQLGGLPTSPTNLGTVIPEPEDVGVPKRADITVTGNIRVNQPDGLVLLTNQFYPNRLEGTIETQGIDTSTNISEANGGDIRLYGRGDVILGNPYSYSQYGFFVDASSNAFTGNAGNGGTISLSSYLGAISSYMPLYSTSYSYSGEAHNGGMISLTTNSGDINIINSSLYSIAQSYLGTTTGRGGDIFFATNSGNIAITMSYLNSYSQAYSGIAGRGGNISFATNSGNIAITTNSSLSSTSYSYLSRSDRGGDISLTTNSGNIVLTDAFLGSSSSTSGSGGDILLTTNSGNIVLSFSGLYSGSFTTDIGGDIFLTTNSGDISFVWSSTYSGSGTTGTGGNISFTTDSGDISLISSSSDSSSYSSSNATGTGGNISFTTNSGDISLTNSGFSSYSFVYGGDAAGNGGDISITTNFGNILLTNSNLFSFSLARGGHTAGNGGDISLMTTSGNIIGSASSLASFAVSTDSSSTSGDGGNVTLTAKNQISGLDVFTQSSSETAGEVNIVGTGDLKLSELEVSTSKTVAIKVPIANEIITFTPGERGRSGAVTIIGAGNLTFDGTLIQSTAQGIDPAGDVQITSPGVVTFNNSQIISNTNSSGQAGSIGVTAGEGITLTNNSQISARTSNVGSAGDITLNAPILTVAGNAQVLAETAGSGQGGSILVNAPIAVNLTRVRDFSPVLSVEASDAGKAGNIVINTPSLTLADLARITATSTATATNPAGGGSITLNASNLYLAGIVGVFAETQGQTPAGSLTLNPYANQSDLNVVLAAGSRISASTFASGNGGDLRLAAPRSMTLAGPGQLAVETSGMGNAGNITLTTEQLILQDGIEISASTSGSGKAGDIAIHANGFTISQGARVSTNTTSTGQAGNITVTVPEQITLTGQGTGLFASTTSGSTGNGGNIIIDPQYLLIEAGAAIAVDSQGTGQGGNITIQSNRLELRDSGSITAQTASNQGGNITLNVQDLRIVTAQQPDLCNSGHCPGGGGWR from the coding sequence ATGATGGCTCGGTTGCTTCAGTGGTTGGACGATCCTGGTGAACGAACGGGAACGATACCTTTACTTCTGGGAGTTGGTATTCACTTAGCGCTGATGCCATTGGGTGGGAGCGTTGCGATCGCTCAACTGACGCCGGATACCGCTTCCGATCGCAACCTGGGAACAACAGTGGAACGATCGACGGGGGGAACCGATCGAATTACGGGCGGAGCCAGACGGGGAGCGAACCTGTTCCATAGCTTTTCAGAGTTCAATATTAACCTGGGGCAGCGGGTGTATTTTGCCAATCCAACCGGAGTGGAAAATATCCTCAGTCGGGTTACAGGGCAAAATGCTTCCACTATTTTGGGGACGCTAGGGGTGGAAGGGGGAGCCAATCTGTTTCTGCTGAATCCCAATGGTATTCTGTTTGGCCCCCATGCCCAACTGGATATTCGGGGTTCCTTTGTTGCCAGTACAGCCAGCAGCTTTAAGTTTGCGGATGGCACAGAGTTTAGTGCAACGAATCCTCACTCCCCACCATTATTAGCAATCAACCTGACTCCAGGGTTGCAGTATGGCTCGATTCGACCAGGAAGCACGATCGTCAATCGGGGTAACTTGAGCGCCGGACAGAATTTGACCCTGGTGGGCGATCGACTGGACCTGCAAGGGCAGTTACAGGCTGGACGGGATTTAACTTTACAGGCACAGGATAGGGTACAAATTCGAGATACGGCGATCGTTCCCTTTGTTGCGGCAGCGGGCAATCATTTATTGGTTCAAGGGGATCAATCGGTTGATATTTTTGCCCTTAACCATGCCAGTAGCGGATTTTGGTCAGGCCGTGATCTGGTGTTGCGATCGAACAATCCCATTGTTGGAGATGCCCATTTTTATGCCGGGAGAAACCTGCATGTGCAGCGATTGGATGGCACTCCCGGCAATTTACTCAGCCCCCATGATCCGGTGATTCTGGCAATTGGGAATGTGTCGTTGGGCGATTATTTTGGTGCCTCGTTGCATATCCTGGCGGGGGGAAGTGTGACTCTGGGCAATGTGACGATCGACAGCACCGGGGAAACGACAACGACGATCAATCCCAACAATACAACGCCCTTTAACACCACCAAAACATTCGCAGATTTGGCAACGGTTGTGTTAACGGACTACCAACCCATTTACAGCCGCGATGGATCAGTCCAGGCTGTGGTGCCCGTTGCAACGACGATGACGATCGACGGCAGTAACCAGGCAACGCTGGATGTCCGGGCAGGGGTCGATTGGGCGCAGTTAGGCGGCTTGCCCACCAGTCCCACAAATTTAGGAACAGTCATCCCCGAACCTGAGGATGTTGGAGTTCCTAAACGGGCAGATATTACCGTAACTGGAAATATCCGGGTCAACCAACCCGATGGATTGGTGCTGCTAACCAATCAGTTTTATCCAAATCGATTGGAGGGAACGATCGAGACTCAAGGAATTGATACCAGCACAAACATTTCAGAAGCAAATGGAGGTGATATTCGGCTCTACGGGCGAGGGGATGTTATTCTTGGCAATCCATATAGCTATAGTCAATACGGTTTTTTTGTAGACGCATCCTCGAACGCGTTTACAGGCAATGCAGGCAACGGCGGGACAATCTCTTTATCCTCCTACCTGGGTGCTATCTCCTCATACATGCCATTGTATTCAACCTCGTACTCATATTCTGGCGAGGCACATAATGGCGGAATGATTTCCCTTACCACGAACTCCGGTGATATTAACATCATAAACTCATCCTTATACTCGATCGCACAATCTTACCTGGGTACTACGACGGGGCGAGGGGGGGACATTTTTTTTGCCACAAACTCTGGCAATATCGCAATTACAATGTCGTACTTAAACTCATACTCGCAGGCTTACTCAGGTATAGCAGGTCGAGGGGGTAACATTTCCTTCGCCACAAATTCTGGCAATATTGCAATCACCACCAATTCATCTTTGAGTTCGACCTCATACTCGTACTTGAGTAGATCAGACCGTGGAGGCGATATTTCCCTCACCACAAACTCCGGTAATATTGTGCTCACGGACGCGTTCTTGGGTTCGAGTTCAAGTACATCAGGCAGTGGGGGCGACATTTTGCTTACCACTAACTCTGGTAATATTGTGCTCAGTTTTTCCGGTCTATACTCAGGTTCATTTACAACGGACATCGGGGGAGATATTTTTCTCACTACGAACTCCGGTGATATTTCGTTTGTTTGGTCAAGCACCTACTCAGGTTCAGGTACAACGGGGACTGGAGGCAATATTTCCTTCACCACGGACTCCGGTGATATTTCGCTCATTTCCTCCTCCTCGGATTCAAGCTCCTACTCAAGCTCAAATGCAACGGGCACCGGGGGCAATATTTCCTTCACCACGAACTCCGGTGATATTTCGCTGACCAATTCAGGTTTCTCCTCCTACTCGTTCGTCTATGGAGGGGATGCCGCAGGTAATGGAGGTGATATTTCCATTACCACGAACTTCGGTAACATCTTGCTGACAAATTCAAATTTGTTCTCGTTCTCACTCGCGCGGGGAGGTCACACGGCAGGGAATGGAGGTGACATTTCGCTCATGACTACCTCTGGTAATATCATCGGCTCTGCCAGTTCTTTAGCTTCTTTTGCCGTATCAACAGACAGTTCAAGCACCAGTGGTGATGGGGGGAATGTTACATTAACCGCAAAAAATCAGATTAGCGGTCTAGACGTTTTCACCCAATCCTCATCTGAAACAGCAGGTGAAGTGAACATCGTTGGAACGGGTGATTTGAAGCTCTCAGAGCTTGAAGTTAGCACAAGTAAGACGGTTGCTATTAAAGTTCCAATTGCTAACGAAATAATCACCTTTACTCCCGGTGAAAGGGGGCGATCGGGAGCAGTCACCATTATCGGGGCAGGCAATCTTACCTTTGACGGTACCTTGATTCAGAGTACGGCTCAGGGCATTGATCCAGCCGGAGATGTGCAGATTACCAGTCCCGGTGTGGTCACATTTAACAACAGTCAAATCATCAGCAATACGAACAGCAGCGGGCAGGCAGGCAGTATTGGCGTGACCGCTGGAGAAGGCATTACCCTAACCAATAACAGCCAGATTTCTGCCCGTACCAGTAATGTTGGTTCTGCGGGAGATATCACCCTGAATGCGCCCATCCTCACCGTTGCCGGAAACGCTCAAGTTTTAGCGGAGACTGCGGGGAGTGGGCAGGGGGGCAGCATTCTTGTGAATGCGCCGATCGCGGTAAATTTAACGCGGGTGCGGGACTTTTCTCCCGTCCTCTCGGTGGAAGCCAGCGATGCAGGCAAAGCCGGAAATATTGTGATCAACACCCCCAGCCTCACCCTGGCGGATCTGGCTCGGATCACCGCCACTTCCACGGCGACGGCAACCAATCCAGCAGGCGGCGGCAGTATTACCCTCAATGCCTCAAACCTCTATTTAGCAGGCATTGTGGGGGTGTTTGCCGAAACCCAGGGACAGACTCCTGCGGGCAGCTTAACCCTGAATCCCTACGCCAACCAATCCGACTTGAACGTTGTCCTGGCTGCGGGTTCTCGAATTTCGGCTTCTACCTTTGCCAGTGGGAATGGGGGAGATCTGCGGCTGGCGGCACCCCGATCGATGACCCTGGCTGGCCCCGGACAACTTGCCGTCGAAACCAGTGGCATGGGCAACGCCGGAAATATCACACTCACCACTGAGCAACTGATTTTGCAAGATGGGATTGAGATTTCTGCTTCTACGTCTGGCAGTGGTAAAGCGGGGGATATCGCTATTCATGCCAATGGCTTCACCATCAGCCAGGGGGCAAGGGTTTCCACCAATACGACCAGCACAGGACAGGCAGGGAACATCACCGTCACTGTGCCCGAACAAATTACGCTGACAGGGCAGGGAACCGGGTTATTTGCCAGCACAACTTCCGGTTCAACGGGTAACGGTGGCAACATTATCATCGACCCCCAATACCTGCTGATTGAAGCAGGAGCCGCGATCGCCGTTGATAGCCAGGGTACTGGTCAGGGCGGCAACATTACGATTCAAAGTAACCGTCTGGAATTGCGGGACTCCGGCTCGATTACGGCTCAAACTGCCAGCAATCAGGGTGGCAACATTACCCTCAATGTGCAAGACCTGCGTATTGTTACGGCACAACAGCCTGATCTCTGCAACAGCGGGCACTGCCCAGGCGGGGGGGGATGGCGGTAA
- a CDS encoding S-layer family protein — protein MLRHNSLISATAGTAQAGGDGGNITINAPGGFIVAVPQENSDITANAFTGRGGNVQVTAQGIFGLQFRPRLTPFSDITASSEFGFDGVVTLDIPNIDPSRGLAELPSGLVDASNLIAQQCAGRRDPSAASSFYIFGRGGIPYRPGDLPSPQFSTGDVRPVTDNGEQQSPPALSTTVEPQRSPTQIIEATDWVIDQQGMVALVAQTPTQPLPHLPECPPVPSR, from the coding sequence TTGTTACGGCACAACAGCCTGATCTCTGCAACAGCGGGCACTGCCCAGGCGGGGGGGGATGGCGGTAACATCACCATCAATGCGCCGGGTGGGTTTATCGTCGCAGTGCCCCAGGAAAACAGCGACATTACTGCGAATGCCTTCACCGGGCGGGGAGGCAATGTTCAAGTTACAGCTCAGGGCATCTTTGGACTTCAGTTTCGCCCCCGGTTGACGCCTTTCAGCGATATCACTGCCAGTTCCGAGTTTGGGTTTGATGGAGTCGTCACCCTTGATATTCCCAACATCGACCCCAGCCGGGGATTGGCGGAGTTACCCAGCGGGTTGGTGGATGCATCAAATTTGATTGCTCAACAATGCGCAGGTCGGAGAGATCCGTCAGCAGCCAGCTCTTTTTACATTTTTGGACGGGGCGGCATTCCCTATCGTCCTGGAGATTTACCGTCTCCCCAATTCTCTACAGGTGATGTGCGTCCAGTTACCGATAATGGGGAACAGCAATCCCCTCCAGCTCTGTCAACGACAGTTGAACCGCAACGATCGCCCACCCAAATTATTGAAGCGACGGATTGGGTAATTGATCAACAGGGAATGGTGGCTCTGGTTGCCCAAACCCCAACTCAGCCATTGCCACATCTGCCAGAATGTCCGCCTGTACCCAGCAGGTGA
- a CDS encoding response regulator, producing the protein MHQSLSPKSTFLLVDDHESVLHGTLDALRQAYPEAEIIVAQTFQDALQRAMQTRLDLVVVDVVIPELSGKIAQAHAGLQLLEILMERYPKLNIVVQSSHIRILVWLKPAIDDHKGGFTVVDKSQPIQEMLIMVNWALQQRTYTPREIRNGLQLRPEWFNVLRLAFEEGLQDGAIARRMNVSESSIQHYWAKIRDVLEVYPEDGKNLRVQTQLRAKEVGLIHS; encoded by the coding sequence ATGCATCAATCCCTATCTCCAAAGTCAACCTTTTTATTGGTTGATGATCACGAATCGGTATTACATGGAACGCTAGATGCCCTAAGGCAGGCGTATCCAGAGGCGGAAATTATTGTTGCTCAAACCTTTCAGGATGCACTCCAGCGGGCAATGCAAACGCGACTTGATCTCGTTGTGGTGGATGTGGTTATCCCAGAGTTATCTGGAAAAATAGCGCAAGCACATGCAGGATTGCAACTGCTGGAAATTTTGATGGAACGCTATCCGAAACTCAATATTGTGGTGCAGAGTAGTCATATTCGCATATTGGTATGGCTCAAGCCAGCGATCGATGATCACAAGGGTGGGTTTACTGTAGTGGATAAAAGCCAACCGATTCAGGAAATGCTGATTATGGTGAATTGGGCACTCCAACAACGTACCTACACACCCAGGGAAATTCGGAATGGGTTGCAACTCCGACCAGAATGGTTTAATGTGCTGCGACTCGCGTTTGAAGAAGGATTACAGGATGGCGCGATCGCCAGACGCATGAATGTTTCCGAAAGCAGCATCCAGCACTATTGGGCAAAGATTCGAGATGTGCTGGAAGTCTACCCAGAGGATGGCAAGAATCTTCGGGTTCAAACGCAATTGCGAGCGAAAGAAGTCGGACTGATTCATTCGTGA
- a CDS encoding matrixin family metalloprotease yields the protein MSQLSVLNLETTHLQTSASGKSSSELWGADNTSLLASWQSHSGAFNVTDASILGLRRSGCASASLAHQFEGALSAMDASIAANLEPRNFVASGEPHSLWVSQGTPITITYSYSNLLNGELRLGTPVLRSAIEEALRLWARYVPLNFVEVVDSGPLPNSPHFDYPAPGHAHIRIGHHAMDADLAHAFIPPRNGYLNGLDGDIHFDVDANWSVVPPQGFDFLQIAVHEIGHAIGLDHESMNPAIMNAPYTSRYAGLGTSFLFPDDIDAIQSIYGAGIGSVAPLLGTATIQRWATGQGGFWDRQQWLAGDFNGDGRDDLAKAFNDNGLASIDVHPSTGSSFAIQRWATGQGGFWDTQQWLVGDFNGDGRDDLAKAFNDNGLASIDVHLSTGSSFTIQRWATGQGGFWDTQQWLVGDFNGDGRDDLAKAFNDNGLASIDVHLSTGSGFTIQRWATGQGGFWNTQQWLAGDFNGDGRDDIAKAFDDYGLTSIDVHPSTGSSFAIQRWATGQGAFWNTQRWLAGDFNGDGRDDIAKAFNESGLATIDVHPSSGFSFAIQRWATGQGRFWNTQQWLAGDFNGDGRNDLAKAFNEYGLASIDVHRAG from the coding sequence ATGTCTCAACTCAGTGTTCTAAACCTGGAAACGACCCATTTACAAACCAGCGCTTCAGGAAAATCTAGCTCAGAATTGTGGGGAGCAGACAATACCAGCTTATTAGCATCCTGGCAAAGTCATTCTGGAGCCTTCAATGTTACTGACGCAAGTATCCTGGGGCTTCGCCGTTCTGGGTGTGCGTCTGCCAGCCTAGCGCATCAGTTTGAGGGCGCTTTAAGTGCAATGGATGCGTCGATCGCTGCAAATCTGGAACCCCGTAATTTTGTCGCAAGTGGAGAGCCGCATTCCCTATGGGTGAGCCAGGGAACCCCCATCACGATTACGTACAGCTACAGCAATTTGCTGAATGGGGAATTAAGGTTGGGAACACCTGTTTTGAGGAGTGCGATCGAGGAAGCTTTGAGATTATGGGCACGATATGTGCCGCTGAACTTTGTTGAAGTGGTTGATAGTGGTCCCCTACCGAATTCACCTCACTTCGATTATCCTGCACCAGGTCATGCCCATATTCGCATTGGGCACCACGCGATGGATGCAGATTTGGCCCATGCTTTTATTCCACCTCGTAATGGTTATCTCAATGGTCTGGATGGGGATATTCATTTTGATGTGGATGCAAACTGGAGTGTGGTGCCGCCCCAAGGATTTGACTTTCTGCAAATTGCTGTACATGAAATCGGACACGCGATCGGGCTGGATCATGAATCTATGAATCCAGCAATTATGAACGCACCTTATACCAGTCGTTATGCTGGACTGGGAACCTCCTTTCTGTTTCCAGACGATATTGATGCAATTCAGAGCATCTACGGCGCTGGCATCGGTTCAGTCGCGCCTCTGCTGGGTACAGCGACCATCCAACGCTGGGCAACTGGGCAGGGCGGGTTCTGGGATCGGCAACAGTGGTTAGCGGGAGATTTTAATGGGGATGGTCGCGATGATCTGGCGAAAGCCTTCAATGACAATGGGTTAGCCAGTATTGATGTGCATCCTTCTACAGGTTCTAGCTTTGCCATCCAGCGGTGGGCAACCGGACAGGGCGGTTTCTGGGATACCCAACAGTGGCTGGTGGGTGATTTCAATGGGGATGGTCGCGATGATTTAGCGAAAGCTTTCAACGACAATGGGTTAGCCAGTATTGATGTCCATCTTTCCACAGGTTCCAGTTTTACCATCCAACGCTGGGCAACGGGGCAGGGAGGGTTCTGGGATACCCAACAGTGGCTGGTGGGTGATTTCAATGGGGATGGTCGCGATGATTTAGCGAAAGCTTTCAACGACAATGGGTTAGCCAGTATTGATGTCCATCTTTCCACGGGTTCTGGTTTTACCATTCAACGCTGGGCAACGGGGCAGGGTGGGTTCTGGAATACACAACAGTGGTTAGCAGGTGATTTTAATGGGGATGGTCGTGACGATATAGCAAAAGCCTTCGATGACTATGGTTTGACTAGTATTGACGTCCATCCTTCCACGGGTTCTAGTTTTGCCATTCAGCGCTGGGCAACGGGGCAGGGAGCGTTCTGGAATACCCAACGATGGTTAGCAGGTGATTTTAATGGGGATGGTCGCGATGATATAGCAAAAGCTTTTAATGAATCTGGTCTAGCCACTATTGATGTGCATCCTTCCAGCGGTTTTAGCTTTGCCATCCAGCGGTGGGCGACGGGGCAGGGCAGATTCTGGAATACGCAGCAGTGGTTAGCGGGTGATTTTAATGGGGATGGTCGCAATGATCTGGCGAAAGCTTTTAATGAGTACGGTTTAGCCAGTATCGATGTGCATCGGGCTGGATGA
- a CDS encoding DUF1622 domain-containing protein — MIAPYSLLEIALENSAQSTTSSRFTRLAEEFLQEFALFLKIVLEFIAIGIIAISLIYTLQKLFRYWRQRKVHHTQQVIRLELGLSLALSLEFLLAADIVGTAVSPSWEAIAKLAAITGIRTFLNFFLQKEVRELQDMPPPDSCKQSLD, encoded by the coding sequence ATGATCGCTCCCTACAGTCTTCTGGAGATTGCCTTAGAAAATTCGGCACAATCAACCACCTCTTCTAGATTTACCCGCCTTGCAGAAGAATTCCTCCAGGAATTTGCTCTGTTTCTTAAAATCGTGCTGGAATTTATTGCCATTGGGATCATCGCGATTTCTTTGATTTACACCTTGCAAAAGCTATTTCGTTACTGGAGACAACGGAAAGTCCACCATACCCAACAGGTGATCCGGTTGGAATTGGGGCTATCACTGGCACTATCGCTGGAGTTCTTGTTAGCAGCAGATATTGTCGGGACAGCGGTATCCCCCAGTTGGGAAGCGATCGCGAAACTGGCAGCCATCACCGGCATCCGCACATTTCTAAATTTCTTCCTGCAAAAAGAGGTACGAGAGTTGCAAGACATGCCCCCCCCCGACTCCTGCAAACAATCATTAGATTGA
- a CDS encoding GMC oxidoreductase, translating to MQTTSRVVPSLSMGGCSGTTRSNRKWQPIITTSIIIIGTGAGGGTLTYRLAQSGKKILVLERGPFLPREKENWDVKTVFNSDRYHNSEIWYDRDGNELHPGMSYFVGGNTKVYGAALFRLREKDFEKFQHRDGISPEWPLKYKDFEPYYVQAEKLYQVHGKSGEDPTEPCRSEEFPYPAVSHEARIEEIAQILKSQGLNPYHTPVGIHLNEAQRYLSQCIRCNTCDGFPCLVQAKSDAEVSAVRPVMGEENVTLITEAKVLKLHTTPSGREISQVEVEVRDPESGQMHIQHFSGDIVAIACGAVNTSVLLLKSANDKHPSGLANGSDLVGRNFMKHVLGSIIGVSKKPNPTKFQKTLSINDFYWGEAGYEYPMGQIQTLGKVSKEALEGNAAAYAPLTPEQVATHSIDWWLTVEDLPDPNNRIRVDGDKIILDYTENNSESYDRLEHRWIEILKSIECGQAIMPNCSYFVDGGQTYTGRLPLDGVGHQVGTCRFGEDPTTSVLDLNCRTHEIDNLYVTDGSFFCSSGAVNPTLTIIANALRVGDHLIDRMR from the coding sequence ATGCAAACTACATCACGGGTAGTACCTTCTTTGTCGATGGGGGGCTGCTCTGGAACTACCAGGAGCAATAGAAAATGGCAACCAATCATCACTACGAGCATCATCATTATTGGTACGGGTGCAGGCGGAGGAACCCTGACCTATCGTTTAGCCCAAAGTGGTAAAAAGATTCTGGTACTGGAGCGTGGTCCCTTTCTACCCAGGGAAAAGGAAAACTGGGATGTAAAAACGGTGTTTAATAGCGATCGCTACCACAATTCTGAAATCTGGTATGACAGAGACGGAAATGAACTCCATCCGGGAATGAGTTATTTTGTGGGTGGCAACACCAAAGTCTATGGTGCAGCCCTATTTCGGTTACGCGAAAAGGACTTTGAAAAATTTCAACACAGAGATGGCATCTCACCCGAATGGCCGCTCAAGTACAAAGACTTTGAACCCTATTATGTGCAGGCAGAAAAGTTGTACCAGGTGCATGGAAAAAGTGGAGAAGATCCAACCGAACCCTGTCGCAGCGAAGAATTCCCCTATCCTGCCGTTAGCCATGAAGCCCGAATTGAAGAAATTGCCCAAATTTTGAAATCGCAGGGGTTAAATCCCTATCACACCCCTGTGGGAATTCACCTTAACGAAGCCCAACGCTACCTCAGCCAGTGTATTCGCTGCAATACCTGTGATGGTTTTCCCTGTCTGGTGCAGGCAAAATCGGATGCGGAAGTGAGTGCGGTGCGTCCGGTGATGGGAGAGGAGAATGTCACCTTGATCACGGAAGCCAAAGTGTTGAAATTGCACACCACTCCCTCTGGCAGGGAAATCTCCCAGGTCGAGGTAGAAGTGCGCGATCCAGAATCTGGTCAGATGCACATTCAACACTTCTCTGGTGATATCGTGGCGATCGCCTGTGGGGCTGTTAACACTTCAGTTCTGTTACTGAAATCTGCGAACGACAAGCATCCCAGTGGATTAGCCAATGGTTCAGATTTGGTCGGACGCAATTTCATGAAACATGTCTTAGGTTCAATCATTGGTGTCAGCAAAAAGCCAAATCCAACCAAATTTCAAAAAACATTGTCTATCAACGATTTTTATTGGGGTGAAGCGGGTTACGAATATCCTATGGGGCAAATTCAAACCCTGGGTAAGGTTAGCAAAGAAGCATTGGAAGGTAATGCTGCCGCCTATGCACCGTTGACACCAGAACAGGTTGCAACCCATTCGATCGATTGGTGGCTAACCGTAGAAGATTTGCCCGATCCCAACAATCGAATCCGGGTTGATGGAGACAAAATCATTCTGGACTACACGGAAAATAACTCAGAATCCTACGATCGCCTGGAGCATCGCTGGATTGAAATTCTCAAATCGATTGAGTGTGGTCAGGCAATTATGCCCAACTGCTCTTACTTTGTGGATGGGGGTCAAACCTATACCGGTCGATTACCGCTGGATGGAGTCGGGCATCAAGTTGGCACCTGTCGCTTTGGCGAAGATCCCACAACTTCAGTGCTGGATCTCAATTGCCGCACCCATGAGATTGATAACCTTTACGTCACAGATGGGAGTTTCTTTTGCTCCAGTGGGGCGGTCAATCCAACCCTGACCATTATTGCGAATGCCTTGCGTGTGGGGGATCATTTGATTGACCGCATGAGGTAA
- a CDS encoding SDR family NAD(P)-dependent oxidoreductase produces the protein MTLAGKVALVTGSSQGIGQGIVLRLAKEGANVVINYRSHPEGAEETLEKVKAIGGKCYLAECPNFHAYTIQADLGSVDMVRELIAESIGHFGKLDILVNNAGIEKHAPFWEVTEADYDAVLNVNLKGVFFATQAFVRHLLETKRPGKIINISSVHEDLPFPNFTAYCVSKGGMKMFTRNLAVELGALGITINNVAPGAIETPINTKLLNDPEKLGALLHNIPLGRLGQPQDVASLVAFLASEDANYITGSTFFVDGGLLWNYQEQ, from the coding sequence GCCAGGGGATTGGACAGGGAATTGTTTTACGGTTGGCAAAGGAAGGCGCGAACGTGGTGATTAACTACCGTTCCCATCCAGAAGGGGCTGAGGAAACCCTGGAAAAGGTAAAGGCGATCGGGGGGAAATGTTATCTGGCAGAGTGCCCCAATTTCCACGCATACACAATTCAGGCAGATTTGGGCAGCGTGGACATGGTGCGCGAATTAATTGCTGAGAGCATTGGGCATTTCGGCAAGCTCGATATCCTGGTCAACAATGCCGGAATTGAAAAACATGCCCCTTTTTGGGAAGTCACCGAAGCCGATTATGACGCCGTTCTAAATGTCAATCTAAAGGGTGTTTTCTTTGCGACGCAAGCCTTTGTGCGCCATTTACTGGAAACAAAACGACCGGGCAAGATCATCAACATCAGCTCAGTCCATGAGGATTTGCCATTTCCCAATTTCACAGCCTATTGCGTTAGCAAGGGTGGCATGAAGATGTTTACCCGCAATCTGGCAGTCGAGTTAGGCGCGCTGGGTATCACCATTAACAACGTCGCCCCAGGAGCGATCGAAACCCCGATTAACACAAAACTATTGAATGATCCGGAGAAATTAGGGGCATTGCTCCACAACATTCCCCTGGGGCGCTTGGGACAACCCCAGGACGTGGCTTCCCTCGTCGCATTTCTGGCATCCGAGGATGCAAACTACATCACGGGTAGTACCTTCTTTGTCGATGGGGGGCTGCTCTGGAACTACCAGGAGCAATAG